One window of Verrucomicrobiota bacterium genomic DNA carries:
- the cysK gene encoding cysteine synthase A, translating to MPIYNNLCEMIGNTSMVHLSKFSEGLPGHIIGKLEGYNPGWCVKDRIGLSMIETAEKDGSLKQGGTIVEPTSGNTGIGLALTAAVKGYKIILTMPSSMSVERRKMLINLGAQLVLTDADLGMHGAINEAASLTEKIPGAYMPQQFDNPANPRIHYETTGPEIWRDSDGKVDIFIAGVGTGGTISGAGRYLKEQNPDIKVIAVEPEESQVLSGGKKGPHMIQGIGAGFIPGVYDGEVVDEVIAIDSHEAIKTAQKLGLTEGLLVGISSGAAALAAYRVASRPENKGKNIVVMQPDTGERYISTLLFYHD from the coding sequence ATGCCTATTTACAACAATTTATGTGAAATGATCGGCAATACGTCGATGGTTCATTTGTCCAAGTTCAGCGAAGGTTTACCGGGTCATATCATTGGTAAATTAGAGGGTTACAATCCCGGCTGGTGCGTAAAAGACCGGATTGGGCTGTCCATGATTGAAACGGCCGAGAAAGATGGAAGCCTGAAACAAGGTGGAACCATCGTCGAACCAACCTCCGGAAACACCGGAATCGGGCTGGCTTTGACCGCGGCAGTTAAGGGGTACAAAATCATTCTGACGATGCCATCCTCAATGAGTGTTGAGCGCCGCAAAATGCTTATCAATCTGGGCGCACAACTGGTTCTAACAGATGCCGACCTGGGAATGCATGGGGCGATCAACGAAGCAGCATCGCTAACCGAAAAAATTCCCGGTGCCTACATGCCGCAACAATTTGACAATCCAGCGAACCCAAGAATCCATTACGAAACCACCGGACCCGAAATCTGGCGCGACTCCGATGGCAAGGTGGATATATTTATAGCAGGTGTCGGAACCGGTGGGACCATTTCGGGTGCCGGCAGATATTTAAAAGAGCAAAACCCAGACATTAAGGTAATTGCTGTCGAACCGGAAGAATCGCAGGTTCTCAGCGGAGGCAAAAAAGGACCGCACATGATTCAGGGGATCGGTGCAGGATTCATACCTGGGGTTTACGATGGTGAGGTGGTCGACGAGGTTATCGCAATCGACAGCCACGAAGCTATCAAAACCGCACAAAAACTTGGCCTCACTGAAGGTTTGTTGGTCGGCATCTCATCGGGAGCAGCAGCCCTCGCAGCTTACCGGGTAGCAAGCCGCCCGGAAAACAAAGGCAAAAACATTGTAGTCATGCAACCGGACACAGGTGAGCGCTACATTTCAACTCTACTATTTTACCACGACTAA
- a CDS encoding PQQ-dependent sugar dehydrogenase translates to MINSTLSFPTSLPTGDYQLELAWSQFNGPIALASPPGETNQLFVNERAGRIRVITDLGNNIIQPEFVLDIRNSRSVNSGGENGLLGLAFHPDYPENKRIFVFYCHNQLGGLRNRVSSFLITSDDPITADPASEIIYFDQVDDASNHNGGDVHFGPDGYLYVSLGDEGGANDTYDNSQKVDKDFFAGIVRIDVDKLDGNVEPTNHPAVPRGNDGKAFYSVPFDNPLVSQWQQAGSNPDSNLRTEFYAIGLRNPWRMAFDNPTGRLFVGDVGQGSREEVDIIVKGGNYGWAIREGFIAFNNGPGNLTPPPAFGELLDPIHDYPRSDGQSITGGVVYRGTRLPELDGAYIFGDYGSGRIWALIEDPKDGSYDRIQITSYGSHYEYGIDPSNGDVLISGGDGSIRRLIRGNGGEQPSFPATLSETGAFKSLSTLEPEDGIFPYEPNVSFWSDHADKSRWVSVPDAQIAYSLNNNWGLPQGTIWIKHFELPLERGNPESVVRVETRFLVKTAQSVYGLSYRWNESGTEATLVEEAGIDIDYEVEVDGQTVSQTWRIPSRQECLQCHTAAAGYALSFNARQLNREQEIEGQERNLLQYLSDIQILDTQLDDIDGLPVYFSADNSAASQLARVRSYLAVNCISCHQPGAVASTSWDARPHIGLLETGLINGVPLNDGGNDDRRLVVPGDSNLSVLLSRISETHGFLRMPNIGTNEIDQSGIDLIREWIDSVSTGFLNWQNDTFTNPESLDASGNSDPDRDGASNDFEFLVSTDALDPESFWKMEAKVENHQVSLQIPVTQNRTYKVEISTDLKSWEIWPVGGNPFSIGEELIASIHLTGSISTDTFFRLQVTEQ, encoded by the coding sequence TTGATAAATTCCACACTTTCATTCCCGACCAGTCTACCCACAGGTGACTATCAGCTCGAGCTGGCTTGGAGTCAGTTTAACGGACCTATTGCGTTGGCGAGTCCTCCGGGGGAGACGAATCAGCTTTTTGTGAATGAGAGGGCAGGGCGGATTCGAGTGATCACTGATTTGGGAAACAATATTATTCAGCCTGAATTTGTACTGGATATTCGAAATAGTCGGTCGGTAAATTCGGGTGGGGAAAACGGTTTGCTTGGACTGGCTTTTCATCCTGACTATCCGGAGAATAAACGGATCTTTGTTTTCTACTGCCATAATCAACTTGGCGGACTCCGCAATCGCGTATCCAGTTTCCTCATAACAAGTGATGATCCCATTACTGCCGATCCGGCCTCGGAAATTATTTATTTCGATCAGGTGGATGATGCGAGTAACCACAATGGAGGTGATGTACATTTTGGGCCGGATGGTTATCTTTATGTTTCTTTGGGTGATGAAGGGGGAGCAAACGATACATACGATAACAGCCAGAAGGTAGATAAAGATTTTTTCGCTGGGATTGTCAGAATCGATGTGGACAAATTGGATGGAAACGTTGAGCCAACGAATCATCCTGCGGTTCCCAGAGGTAACGATGGTAAGGCGTTTTATAGCGTGCCGTTCGACAATCCTTTGGTTTCACAATGGCAGCAGGCTGGATCCAATCCAGACTCGAATCTTCGCACTGAATTTTACGCCATCGGACTACGGAACCCCTGGCGAATGGCCTTCGACAATCCTACGGGTCGACTCTTTGTCGGAGATGTCGGGCAGGGTAGTCGTGAAGAAGTGGATATCATAGTCAAAGGAGGCAATTATGGTTGGGCCATTCGTGAAGGATTTATTGCGTTTAATAACGGCCCTGGAAACTTAACCCCTCCGCCTGCATTTGGTGAATTACTCGATCCGATCCACGATTATCCGAGAAGTGATGGTCAGTCGATTACCGGAGGCGTGGTTTATAGAGGAACGCGACTTCCTGAACTGGATGGTGCCTATATTTTTGGGGATTATGGGAGTGGGCGGATATGGGCATTGATCGAGGATCCTAAAGATGGCAGCTACGATCGAATTCAAATCACCTCTTATGGGAGTCATTACGAATACGGGATCGATCCTTCAAACGGAGATGTTCTGATTTCGGGTGGTGATGGAAGCATACGCCGGCTGATCCGTGGCAATGGCGGTGAACAACCCAGCTTTCCTGCGACGCTTTCTGAAACAGGTGCCTTTAAATCTCTTTCAACGCTTGAGCCTGAGGATGGTATTTTTCCCTATGAGCCGAATGTTTCATTTTGGTCCGACCACGCTGACAAATCCCGATGGGTGTCGGTGCCAGATGCTCAGATAGCTTACAGCCTGAACAACAACTGGGGATTGCCCCAAGGAACGATCTGGATAAAACATTTTGAGTTGCCTCTTGAACGCGGGAATCCTGAGTCAGTCGTTCGTGTCGAAACTCGTTTTTTGGTAAAAACCGCCCAGAGCGTTTACGGACTTAGTTATCGCTGGAACGAATCCGGAACGGAAGCGACCCTGGTCGAAGAAGCAGGTATTGATATCGACTATGAGGTTGAGGTGGACGGGCAAACAGTATCTCAAACCTGGCGTATTCCCAGTCGGCAGGAATGTCTTCAATGCCACACGGCCGCCGCCGGATACGCGCTCAGCTTCAACGCACGTCAATTAAATCGTGAACAAGAAATAGAAGGACAAGAGCGAAACTTGTTACAGTATTTGAGCGACATCCAAATTCTGGATACCCAGTTGGATGATATCGATGGACTTCCCGTTTATTTTTCCGCTGATAATTCTGCAGCATCGCAATTGGCACGCGTCCGATCCTACCTGGCGGTTAATTGTATATCCTGCCATCAACCGGGAGCAGTTGCTTCCACCTCGTGGGACGCGCGCCCACACATCGGCCTGTTGGAGACGGGCTTAATAAATGGTGTTCCGCTCAATGACGGCGGAAACGACGATCGCCGCCTGGTTGTTCCGGGCGATTCAAATTTATCTGTTCTTTTGAGTCGGATCAGCGAAACCCATGGGTTTTTACGCATGCCGAATATAGGGACCAACGAAATCGACCAGTCAGGGATCGACTTAATCAGAGAATGGATTGATTCCGTGTCCACCGGCTTTCTTAACTGGCAAAACGACACCTTTACGAACCCGGAGTCGTTGGATGCCAGCGGCAATTCGGATCCGGATCGCGACGGAGCATCTAATGACTTTGAATTCCTGGTTTCGACTGATGCGTTGGACCCGGAAAGCTTTTGGAAAATGGAAGCTAAGGTAGAGAACCATCAGGTAAGTCTTCAAATCCCCGTTACCCAAAATCGAACTTATAAGGTTGAAATAAGCACTGATCTGAAATCCTGGGAAATCTGGCCTGTCGGCGGAAATCCATTTTCAATTGGTGAAGAACTTATTGCCTCCATTCATCTTACCGGATCTATCAGCACCGATACTTTTTTCAGGCTTCAAGTCACCGAGCAGTGA
- a CDS encoding DUF3500 domain-containing protein, whose protein sequence is MKNKIYLPIVLALIITISSTVSFAAVDAVVQDMQKAANEFLDSLSDELRLKATYPLEDAERMNWHFVPKTGERKGVDLRDLNMVQELKLAELLAASFSALGHEKVQKIQGLESVLYVMEKADHRDPELYYTTIFGTPSATGSWGWRFEGHHLSQNFTVSHGKLLANSPSFWGANPAKVPVGPTTGQRTLKGEEDTARSFVRSLSKKQQAIAIIADDAPKDIYSGAEKEISPLSPPGIKVSQLEKSQIFGLTRIIQEYLSNMPADVASDRWQKLSKAGLENITFAWAGTTEPENKHYYRVQGPTFLIEYDNVQNEGNHIHAVWRDFDGDFGRDILREHHGHSH, encoded by the coding sequence ATGAAAAATAAAATCTACCTCCCGATCGTTCTCGCCTTAATTATAACTATTTCATCGACGGTATCTTTTGCAGCTGTCGACGCTGTCGTGCAAGACATGCAAAAAGCCGCTAATGAATTTCTTGATTCATTGTCCGATGAGCTCCGGTTAAAAGCCACCTATCCGCTCGAGGATGCAGAACGGATGAATTGGCATTTCGTGCCCAAGACAGGTGAACGGAAAGGGGTGGATCTCCGAGATCTGAACATGGTTCAGGAATTGAAATTGGCTGAACTGCTGGCTGCCAGTTTCAGTGCGCTCGGACACGAAAAGGTTCAAAAGATTCAAGGACTTGAGTCGGTGCTCTACGTTATGGAGAAGGCGGATCATCGAGACCCCGAACTCTACTACACGACAATATTTGGAACACCTTCTGCCACCGGAAGCTGGGGTTGGAGGTTTGAAGGGCATCATCTTTCTCAGAACTTCACCGTCTCGCACGGAAAACTCCTAGCCAATTCACCGAGTTTCTGGGGAGCCAATCCCGCTAAAGTCCCTGTTGGTCCTACCACCGGTCAACGCACACTTAAGGGTGAAGAAGATACCGCACGTTCTTTTGTTCGGTCGCTTAGCAAAAAGCAGCAAGCAATCGCGATCATCGCAGATGACGCCCCCAAGGACATTTACAGCGGTGCTGAAAAAGAGATCAGTCCACTCAGCCCTCCGGGAATCAAGGTTTCTCAGTTGGAGAAGTCACAAATTTTTGGACTTACACGAATTATTCAGGAATACCTTTCCAACATGCCAGCTGATGTGGCTTCCGACCGGTGGCAGAAGCTTAGCAAAGCAGGTCTCGAGAATATCACTTTTGCATGGGCAGGAACCACCGAGCCGGAAAACAAACACTACTACCGCGTTCAAGGGCCGACCTTCCTCATCGAATACGATAATGTTCAGAATGAGGGAAATCACATCCATGCTGTTTGGCGTGATTTCGATGGAGATTTCGGAAGAGACATTCTTAGAGAACATCACGGACACAGCCATTAG